From a region of the Mesomycoplasma ovipneumoniae ATCC 29419 genome:
- a CDS encoding heat-inducible transcriptional repressor HrcA has protein sequence MSRLDAKKEKYLKQIVENFIKTGESIGSNALKQNYSIKKSSSHLRMVMNQLEKEGFLEKPHISSGRIPTLRGFQYYAEFLSFDENEILANKLKDLFARRRVSIENTISEAFNLISESVGTTIITTTSNENDRLMSINLTQISQNEGIVVVVSSSGSVENKKITFSPSISLQDVKIAIRLFQQRLINTPLSEVSSKLIILKQELEKQIKHSDELLHHFIHKIFNFQIQNKSDVYNKNMLILDSEISRTRLVDLLNLIEKKSIWEMLDEKTTTEDETLKISIESPETSFISKKLEKSFAIKEISMIGSTKKINYSAARTGIKLLEDFLSNKNKNRKE, from the coding sequence ATGTCAAGGTTAGATGCTAAAAAAGAAAAATATTTAAAGCAGATAGTTGAAAATTTTATTAAAACCGGAGAATCAATCGGTTCAAACGCTTTAAAACAAAATTACAGCATAAAAAAATCCTCTTCACACCTTAGAATGGTAATGAATCAACTTGAAAAAGAAGGTTTTTTGGAAAAACCTCACATTTCAAGTGGTAGAATCCCAACACTAAGAGGGTTTCAGTATTATGCTGAATTTTTGTCATTCGACGAAAATGAAATTTTAGCAAATAAACTAAAAGACTTGTTTGCCCGCCGACGTGTCAGCATTGAAAATACAATTTCTGAAGCCTTTAATTTGATTTCTGAATCTGTTGGCACTACAATAATTACCACAACAAGCAACGAAAATGACCGTTTAATGTCAATAAATTTGACGCAAATATCACAAAATGAAGGAATTGTTGTCGTTGTTAGCTCTAGCGGCAGCGTTGAAAATAAAAAAATCACATTTTCACCTTCAATTTCACTGCAGGATGTCAAAATTGCAATTCGCCTATTTCAACAAAGGCTAATAAATACTCCACTGTCAGAAGTTTCATCAAAATTAATCATTTTAAAACAAGAATTAGAAAAACAAATTAAACATAGTGACGAACTTTTGCATCATTTTATACATAAAATTTTTAACTTCCAAATCCAAAATAAATCAGACGTTTATAATAAAAATATGTTAATCTTAGATAGCGAAATTTCTAGAACTAGACTTGTTGATTTGCTTAATTTGATTGAAAAAAAGTCGATTTGAGAAATGCTAGACGAAAAAACTACCACCGAAGATGAAACCTTAAAAATCAGTATTGAATCGCCTGAAACCTCATTTATCTCGAAAAAACTTGAAAAATCGTTTGCAATCAAGGAAATTAGCATGATAGGATCAACGAAAAAAATTAATTATTCTGCAGCGCGAACAGGCATAAAACTTTTAGAAGATTTTCTATCAAATAAAAACAAAAATAGAAAGGAATAA
- a CDS encoding nucleotide exchange factor GrpE, protein MIFENSEDKKTNLNNSEQQESEKISSESVENNLENSAQKIETETENNEKNGKKSRRFLKKESKLKDLENQIQSLTTKNISLEIDSLKLKDKIKKIEDDFKSQVKIFEEKAAQKVKDIKAELQAKFENDQNHIKKYSLQPFFEEFISPFLNLKKAISYGLNAENPETSSYVKGFEMLVGQIENVMENFGITKIAPEIGGFFDSSVHEVYEVSDGEKDKISDIISIGYKLHDRVVKTALVVVGNTNEQKN, encoded by the coding sequence ATGATTTTTGAGAATTCTGAAGATAAAAAAACTAATCTAAACAACAGTGAACAACAAGAATCTGAAAAAATTTCTAGTGAGTCAGTCGAAAATAACCTTGAAAATTCAGCCCAAAAAATAGAAACTGAAACAGAAAATAATGAAAAAAACGGCAAAAAATCACGTCGTTTTTTAAAAAAAGAATCTAAATTAAAAGACCTTGAAAATCAAATCCAATCACTAACCACAAAAAACATTAGTCTTGAAATTGATTCCTTAAAATTAAAAGACAAAATCAAAAAAATTGAGGATGACTTTAAATCTCAAGTCAAAATTTTCGAGGAAAAAGCCGCTCAAAAAGTTAAAGATATTAAAGCCGAACTTCAAGCTAAATTTGAAAACGACCAAAATCACATAAAAAAATACAGTTTACAACCCTTTTTTGAAGAGTTTATTTCGCCATTTTTAAACCTTAAAAAAGCAATTTCATATGGTCTAAACGCAGAAAATCCCGAAACTTCTTCATATGTAAAAGGATTTGAGATGCTTGTTGGCCAAATTGAAAATGTTATGGAAAATTTTGGAATAACAAAAATAGCGCCTGAAATAGGAGGTTTTTTTGATTCCTCAGTACACGAAGTTTATGAAGTTTCTGATGGAGAAAAAGATAAAATTTCTGACATAATTTCAATTGGATATAAACTTCATGATCGAGTTGTAAAAACAGCGCTTGTAGTTGTTGGAAACACAAATGAACAAAAAAATTAG
- the argS gene encoding arginine--tRNA ligase, with translation MNKKISNQISEFFIKNNLIFDKTKIIVEKSKNFGDFSTNVALIFSKQNKLKPLELAEKIKNWLNQQELGLEKIEIAAPGFLNFFVSKTEYSKIVKKIIDQNENFGRSFLSKKINVEFVSANPTGFLHLGHLRSAVIGDILSNILEFSGNSVLREYYVNDFGSQIDKLVSSVFARYQQIFKDIPLPEEAYLGEEIILMAKNFFDEYGNKFESSSLETPEIYSIFRQKALDFFLTEIKKDLSNLSIKFDKFTSESDLFLSGNVQKTLENIGFTYKKDNALWLKTSDFGDQKDRVLIKNGGNYTYFSSDIAYHLHKINSEFKPDILINIWGADHIGYVDRVKAALKIANQENKLQILLYQLVKLVKNGKEFKMSKRKGQTFTIKDLLQVANADAIRYFIAERGYNSLVEFDVDLASSIDSQNPLFLIQYAHARAVNLLAKSNLNVENLGTFKLENETNLISKLNQFEEIVLKIAKNYKINLLPKYLLELANLFNSFYSNTKILNNSDTNNLLCLTKAVSIVLKNGLKLLGIKAKERI, from the coding sequence ATGAACAAAAAAATTAGTAACCAAATATCCGAATTTTTTATCAAAAATAATTTAATTTTTGATAAAACCAAGATAATAGTTGAAAAATCGAAGAATTTTGGTGACTTTAGCACAAATGTAGCTTTAATTTTTTCAAAACAAAACAAGTTAAAGCCCTTGGAACTTGCAGAAAAAATTAAAAACTGATTGAACCAGCAAGAATTAGGGCTTGAAAAAATCGAGATAGCCGCACCTGGATTTTTGAATTTTTTTGTTTCCAAAACAGAATATTCAAAAATTGTTAAAAAAATAATCGATCAAAATGAAAATTTTGGTCGAAGTTTTTTATCAAAAAAAATAAATGTCGAGTTTGTTTCGGCTAACCCGACTGGATTTTTACACCTTGGCCATCTCAGAAGCGCTGTTATTGGTGATATTTTGTCAAATATTCTTGAATTTTCAGGTAATTCTGTTCTTCGTGAGTATTATGTAAATGATTTTGGGTCTCAAATTGACAAATTAGTATCTTCAGTTTTTGCCCGTTATCAGCAAATTTTTAAAGACATTCCTCTTCCAGAAGAAGCTTATCTTGGTGAAGAAATTATTTTAATGGCCAAAAATTTTTTTGACGAATATGGTAATAAATTTGAGTCATCAAGTCTTGAAACCCCTGAAATTTACAGCATTTTTCGCCAAAAAGCTCTTGATTTTTTTCTCACTGAAATAAAAAAAGATTTATCAAATTTATCAATTAAATTTGATAAATTCACGTCCGAAAGTGATTTATTTTTATCCGGAAATGTTCAAAAAACCCTTGAAAATATAGGTTTTACCTATAAAAAAGACAACGCACTTTGACTAAAAACATCAGATTTTGGCGATCAAAAAGATCGCGTTTTGATAAAAAATGGCGGAAATTACACTTATTTTTCAAGTGATATTGCCTATCATTTACACAAAATTAATTCAGAATTTAAGCCTGATATTTTAATAAATATTTGAGGAGCAGACCATATTGGTTATGTTGACCGTGTAAAAGCTGCCCTAAAAATTGCTAATCAAGAAAATAAATTGCAAATTTTGCTATATCAACTTGTAAAATTAGTAAAAAACGGCAAAGAATTCAAAATGTCCAAAAGAAAAGGGCAAACTTTTACAATCAAAGACCTTCTTCAAGTTGCAAATGCTGATGCAATTCGTTATTTTATTGCTGAACGGGGGTATAATTCGCTTGTAGAATTTGATGTAGACTTAGCGAGTAGCATAGATTCACAGAATCCGTTGTTTTTAATCCAATATGCCCATGCTCGTGCAGTTAATTTGCTGGCTAAATCTAATTTAAATGTCGAAAATTTAGGCACATTTAAATTAGAAAATGAAACTAATTTAATTTCAAAATTAAACCAATTTGAGGAAATTGTTTTAAAAATAGCAAAAAATTATAAAATTAATTTGCTACCAAAATATTTACTAGAACTAGCTAACCTCTTTAATTCTTTTTATTCTAACACAAAAATATTGAATAATTCAGACACAAATAATCTTTTATGTTTAACAAAAGCTGTCTCAATTGTTTTAAAAAATGGATTAAAATTACTTGGAATAAAGGCAAAAGAAAGGATTTAA
- the rpoE gene encoding DNA-directed RNA polymerase subunit delta, producing the protein MKTIISIAINFLKNRESAHFSDIFLEVQVALMSKWENQLPNLSTDKILTLKRGELYKLLTIDGSFVALGNNYWALRSDILI; encoded by the coding sequence ATGAAAACTATAATTTCAATAGCAATAAATTTTCTAAAAAACCGAGAATCTGCCCATTTTAGCGACATTTTTCTTGAAGTTCAGGTGGCCTTGATGTCAAAATGAGAAAATCAATTACCTAACTTATCCACAGATAAAATTTTAACTTTAAAAAGAGGTGAGCTCTATAAATTATTAACAATTGATGGTAGTTTTGTTGCTTTGGGCAATAATTACTGAGCCCTTAGAAGTGATATTTTAATTTAA